Genomic window (Erythrolamprus reginae isolate rEryReg1 chromosome 3, rEryReg1.hap1, whole genome shotgun sequence):
TCGTAGTgcgctctctaagcagtttaatcagcatattgtccccaacaatctggctcctcattttaccaacattTGAAAGATGGAAGGCGGTCAATTTTGacccagtcaggatcaaactcctgacaatgggcagagttagcctgcagtactgtacttgcATTCAGATCACTGCACCACATCAACTCCTAAAATGACATAGTAGTTAAATTGCGGGAGGGAGATTAGTGAGTCCCAAGTTCACGTTTCCACACAGTCACAGAAACTCTGTGTAACTTTGGTCCACTCACTCCCTTTCGGCCGCTGTTATTTCCCAGCAtcactactgttgtggttagctctggtcctgctcctgccccaaggactgtggatgtgggggagacatccacatgctgcaggcctgttttgcccccccccctggtggaatctgctgatgaaggctcctctgaccaagaagacatgagtgacagggaggaggagagtggggcagacagctcagaaggtgatcaattatctagctcctccttggattcagaacaagagttaatgatacagccaggcatgaggagagcgatgcataggcaacaacaactgagagattattatcaaagaaaatgaggccacctgtggttgggtggggctgtggtaattagtgaggctgctataaatagcagcctgtgggtttggccattgtggaggattatctgatccttgtgtttcctgactgctttactgattttgactttttgtgtgctgatcccccccccccccccgctttgaaactaaaccagagcaaagtgtgtgtcactttgtgaaagaagaaagactgtgaattgcctcacagctgcaagctaagtatcacagaactgataagggacttgtacaaattaccagtttgtttggagatgagtgctctttgctataccaaaaaagggcttggttaaagtgaattttcattataaagaacattgttttgaattttcaaacgtgtctgaaatttgtacctgtgaatttttgggaggattctaccagagagcccgacagaacaactacgGTGAGATAAAATGAATGGAAATCCCTGTGTAAACAATTCCTGGAGGAACGGTGAGATATAAATCAAACAGACTTTTAATTAAAGAAATCATATTCAGGAATGTCTATATATTGCTAGCACTCCACCTTTTATTTCCACTTAGTAATCTATCCCATTCTAGAATGCACCGTCTAATACCAGGTTCTCCCAGCTGATCCACAAAAGTTTTTGTTACTATACCACCTTCATTCTAGGCGTACTGTTATGAAATGGACACAAAGACTATTAACTGCCACATCTTattcaaaatttctttttttttgaatgtCTAAGTTGGAACATCAGTTGCATGTTCCAAATAATTAGAATTCACCAACAAGTAGGGTGATTATCCCACCTGGGAGGTCTTTTAGCATAAGCCCTATTTAGAGGGATGCCTGTTATTTAAAATCAAAGTGCAAAAACATAATGGTTAAAAGTTCCTACAGTCCTCTGCTTAAGAGGATTTGCCCTAGGATATTCTGTAAAGTGCTGTTAAAAAGTAATGTGTTTGAGGTGAGCACACTGTTGTTAGACTAGGCTGATCAAAAAGTACATTTTGATAATTTGCTATTACCCTCAATAGGTTGATGGGAAGTTATACAGGAATTTAGACATCATCATATCATGTTGTGTGTAAACCAGATTATGACATGTTTTCTTTTAGTATATTGCCATTATTTGGCTCCAACTATTTACTTTGATTAGCctgattatttattgattgattggattgatatgccgctcctctcccaGGATTTATGCAAACCCAAGCATTGCTTTTTTGGCTTCATTTGCCTAAGCTTTTCCCAAATTCTCTAAGAAATTACCATGCACATTCCCAAACAAAGGGTATGTACAGGGtatgaccagattacctccagaaccgcctactaccgcacgaatcccagcggccgataaggtcccacagagttggccttctctgggtcccgtcgactaaacaatgtcgtttggcgggccccaggggaagaaccttctctgtggcggccccggccctctggaaccaactccccccagagattagaactgcccccaccctccctgtcttttgtaaactactcaagactcatttacactgccaggcatgggggagttgagatagcccttccccctaggccattacaagttatgcatggtatgtctgtgtgtatatttggttttataataggggtttttagttgtttttactattggattgtacatgttgcttttattattgttgttggcctccccgagtctacggagaggggcggcatacaaatccaataaattattattattattatttattaattattattaaaccaCTTCGTTCCTATGTGACACATTTTTTTCCTGCAATTGCTGTCCTGAAAAAGCAGCAATGACCCACTCCTACACACTGCCTCCCCCCCATCAATAGGAGAGATGTTTTCCGCCCAATTCAGAAGCACACACACAACAAGGCAGCATAACAAATTGGGAAATTAGACAAGACAACGAAAATGGTTATTGCATCTCATTtcctgtgcttttttttttttaattaactggtTGTCACAATGAAGATTCAACAAGGGAGAGAAAGCAATGGAAACAATAGTTTGCACAACAGCAGTAGTAGAACCAGGCTCTGAAATTAATGGTGCCACGGGTGATGGCATTAGGGTGCTTgaaaaaaatcatcatcatcatccacacCTTCTTTAGATCTTCAGTTGCTCAGTCCCACTGCAGAGAGCTCAGACCTTTTGGCTCCGTCGATTCAGCTCACACAGCAACCTAGCAATTCAGGCTCCCAGAAGAGTAGGGGAGTTCCACAAGTGAACCCCACAGGGCAGAAGACAGGCAGGCGAGAGGTGTCGACATGGTGGTCCAGGAAAGTAGGAGAGGCGATAccggagaggaagagagggtcaTTATTTCCGAGCACAGGCAGGACGCGCGCAAGGCTCCTTTCCTAGCGGTACTTGGATTTCAGCACCTCGGACACTAGGTCCAGGAACTTGTCGAGGGACAAAATCGCTTCGGGTTTGAGGGGCCCACCGTTGTGAGCGGCGATGGTGACCTCTAGGCAGTGGCCCAGCAGCTGCGGACGGGAGAGAGGGCGCCCTTAAAGAGAGGCAGAGTCCCGCCCACCAGGAGAGGCGCTTTTCAAGGATTTCCCCCATCCACCCACCAAAtctgcaggggtaggcaaagttgtctcttctatgacatatggacctcaactcccagagatGGGAGCCTGGCTCTGGAGatggcatgactggctcaggaattctgggagtcgaagtccacaagccctataatagccaactttttccttccccctgCACCAAAGGATATAAAGGcgaaagcagggggggggggagccgcgTGTGCCCTTCTCCTACCCCGATCCTGCCTTGGGTAGGAAAGGAGACGCTCACCTTAAAGTTGACGGGATCCAAGCGCAGTTTATGGGCGTGGAGGTCGTTGAGCTTGGAGAGGGCCCCCGGCACGTCGTCCAGGTTATTGACGGCTTCGGTGAGGGCGTCGATCACTTTCTTGCCGTGGGACTTGAGGTCGCTGGAGCCAGGGCTCAAGTTGAAGTGGGGGAAGTAGGTCTTGGTGGCCGGGTAAACGAGGACCAACCTGCGATGTGGGTGGTGGgataggaaggaaagggagagtgaATGGGAGCCCCCGGGGAGGCAGCAACAGTAGCAGCAACGTCGCcgaggccaggggtaggcaaagttggctcttctacgacatgtggacttcagctcccagaattccggagctagcaagattggctcaggaattctgggaattgaagttcacaagtcatagaagacgcAAATATTTGCCTATCCCTTGCCAAGGCAATAATAGCAAtcgcatttagatttatatacttgttcccagtgtttcccagccctctctaagtcagCGTAATGCCTCCACCCAACAACCGGAATTCTCATTTCACCGCCCTCGGacggatggaagactgagtccaccttgagccctCCTTAGATTCGAACTGCCCAACCGCGGGCAGCCGGCGATCGGCAGAAAATAGATTGCGAGTCCCGCTCAAGGCACCGCAACCCTcctcgcggggggggggggggggagtaaaggCTCCGGAGGGGGATCCCAGCCTCTCGCTTGGTCGTCGTCCCCGCGCGCCTTTGTCCTCAGCCATCATCCCACTGGGCATGGTGTGGGTTCCCCCACCCCAACGGACACGTCAGGAGAGATCAGGAAAGCCTCGTCGGATGGGGAGTAGCTGGAGGATGGGGACGAGAGTTGAGGAAATTAGGGGTGGGAGACGAAGAGAAGACCAGGTTTTGAAGGAGCCCCTTTGTCTCTTGTCGAAGAGAGGGAGGGTCGGAGTGAGTTCAGGTCGTGACTGGTTTCCTAATATGAATTCACTGCTTCTTTGGACCCTATGACTAT
Coding sequences:
- the LOC139165450 gene encoding hemoglobin subunit alpha-A-like, with the translated sequence MTIPEPILLAPEFWELKSTCRRRANFAYPWPRRRCCYCCCLPGGSHSLSLSFLSHHPHRRLVLVYPATKTYFPHFNLSPGSSDLKSHGKKVIDALTEAVNNLDDVPGALSKLNDLHAHKLRLDPVNFKLLGHCLEVTIAAHNGGPLKPEAILSLDKFLDLVSEVLKSKYR